A single region of the Marinobacter salinisoli genome encodes:
- the folD gene encoding bifunctional methylenetetrahydrofolate dehydrogenase/methenyltetrahydrofolate cyclohydrolase FolD, which yields MSAKLINGKEIAAKVRQQVAAGVEARKEQGLRAPGLAVVLVGNDPASEVYVGNKRKACDEVGFLSLSYDLPEDTTQEALEALIDELNENQSVDGILVQLPLPPHLDADPILLKIRPDKDVDGFHPYNVGRLTQRSPTLRPCTPAGIITLLDSIDTPYKGQHAVIVGASNIVGRPMAMELLLKGATISICHRFTPDLEKFVRDADILVAAAGKPGLIKGEWIKPGATVIDVGINRMDNGKLTGDVEFETAAERATYITPVPGGVGPMTIATLLENTLHSANVLHKD from the coding sequence ATGAGCGCCAAACTGATTAACGGAAAAGAAATTGCTGCGAAGGTTCGTCAGCAAGTGGCTGCCGGCGTTGAAGCCCGCAAGGAACAGGGCTTGCGCGCTCCGGGGCTGGCTGTAGTTCTGGTAGGTAACGACCCAGCGTCCGAAGTGTATGTTGGCAACAAGCGCAAGGCCTGTGACGAAGTCGGATTCCTGTCACTGTCTTACGACCTGCCCGAAGATACCACCCAGGAAGCGCTGGAAGCGCTGATTGACGAGTTAAACGAGAACCAAAGTGTGGATGGCATTCTGGTTCAACTTCCCCTACCCCCACATCTGGATGCCGACCCCATCCTGCTGAAAATCAGACCCGACAAAGACGTGGACGGCTTCCACCCGTACAACGTCGGCCGACTGACCCAGCGGTCGCCGACACTGAGGCCCTGCACCCCTGCGGGCATCATCACCCTGCTCGACAGCATCGATACGCCCTATAAAGGGCAGCACGCTGTCATTGTCGGTGCCTCCAATATTGTGGGCCGGCCAATGGCGATGGAATTGCTCCTGAAAGGTGCCACTATCTCCATATGCCACCGATTCACCCCCGATTTGGAAAAGTTTGTTCGCGACGCGGATATTCTGGTGGCAGCTGCGGGCAAGCCTGGCCTGATCAAAGGAGAATGGATTAAGCCTGGCGCCACAGTGATTGATGTCGGTATCAATCGCATGGACAACGGCAAACTGACTGGTGACGTGGAATTCGAAACTGCCGCAGAGCGTGCAACTTACATCACGCCGGTTCCCGGGGGTGTAGGCCCGATGACCATCGCTACGTTGCTGGAGAACACCCTGCATTCGGCGAATGTTTTGCACAAGGACTGA
- the clpP gene encoding ATP-dependent Clp endopeptidase proteolytic subunit ClpP: protein MTQKPIDGPAMVTSSGLVPIVIEQTARGERSFDIYSRLLKERVIFLVGPVEDHMANLVVAQLLFLESENPDKDIHLYINSPGGSVTAGMSIYDTMQFVKPDVATLCIGQAASMGAFLLAGGAEGKRACLPNSRVMIHQPLGGYQGQATDIEIHTREILKIRHTLNSILAHHTGQDIETIAKDTDRDNFMDPAQAKDYGLIDSILDKRVPNK, encoded by the coding sequence ATGACGCAGAAACCGATTGATGGCCCCGCAATGGTAACCAGTTCCGGTCTGGTGCCGATTGTTATCGAACAGACTGCTCGTGGCGAGCGCTCGTTTGATATCTATTCACGACTGCTCAAGGAGCGGGTGATCTTTCTCGTGGGTCCCGTCGAGGACCACATGGCCAATCTCGTCGTGGCCCAGCTGCTGTTCCTGGAATCAGAAAATCCCGATAAGGACATTCACCTGTACATCAACAGTCCAGGTGGGTCGGTAACGGCCGGTATGTCGATCTACGACACCATGCAGTTCGTCAAGCCGGACGTGGCGACCCTGTGCATCGGTCAGGCGGCCAGCATGGGTGCGTTTTTGCTGGCCGGCGGTGCCGAAGGTAAGCGTGCTTGCCTGCCGAACTCCCGGGTGATGATTCATCAGCCGCTGGGTGGCTATCAGGGCCAGGCGACGGATATCGAAATTCACACCCGTGAAATTCTGAAAATTCGTCACACGCTGAATTCGATCCTGGCGCATCATACGGGGCAGGACATCGAGACGATTGCCAAGGATACCGACCGTGACAACTTCATGGACCCGGCCCAGGCAAAAGACTACGGGCTCATCGATTCGATACTTGATAAGCGCGTACCGAATAAATAA
- the tig gene encoding trigger factor: protein MQVSVETTSNIERRMTIGVPAQEIDQAVQKRLQETARTVRLNGFRPGKVPMSVVKRRFGDSVRQEVVGEVMRDQYIKALQEQDINPAGWPKFEPKTMEEGKDLEFVAVFEVLPEIELGDLSKVSIEKLTSEIGEKDIDNMVDNLRRQQATMKEVKRKSKNKDVLTIDFKGFIDGEEFEGGAAEGHRLTLGSGQMIPGFEKAIQGGKAGEDMEIEVTFPEDYHNEDLAGKPAKFEIKIHKVEEPQLPELDAEFFQKFGIEAEDEAGFREEVKKNMERELKQAISNKVKNDVVDGLLESTELDVPAALVDQEIDRLRQDAVQRFGGQVDFQQLPKEIFQEQAERRVKTGLLFQEVVKKNDLKADESKVEEKIQEIASTYEQPEEVIAHFNSNAEQKAQIESSVLEDAVVDFVLEQAKVKEKKVKYEEAVQAGQPQR from the coding sequence ATGCAAGTGTCTGTTGAAACGACCTCCAACATCGAGCGTCGCATGACGATTGGTGTGCCCGCCCAGGAAATTGACCAGGCGGTTCAGAAACGCCTGCAGGAAACTGCACGCACCGTGCGTTTGAATGGTTTCCGCCCGGGTAAGGTGCCCATGAGCGTGGTCAAGCGTCGTTTCGGTGACAGCGTTCGCCAGGAAGTGGTCGGAGAGGTAATGCGCGACCAGTACATCAAGGCACTTCAGGAGCAGGACATCAACCCTGCAGGCTGGCCGAAGTTTGAGCCCAAGACAATGGAAGAGGGCAAAGACCTTGAGTTCGTGGCTGTTTTTGAAGTGCTGCCGGAAATCGAGCTGGGTGACCTGAGCAAGGTTTCCATCGAGAAACTGACTTCCGAAATCGGCGAAAAAGACATCGACAATATGGTGGACAATCTGCGTCGTCAGCAGGCCACCATGAAAGAAGTGAAGCGCAAGTCCAAAAACAAGGACGTGCTGACCATTGACTTCAAGGGCTTCATCGACGGTGAAGAGTTCGAAGGTGGTGCGGCTGAAGGTCACCGCCTGACTCTGGGCTCTGGTCAGATGATCCCGGGCTTCGAGAAAGCCATTCAGGGCGGTAAGGCCGGTGAAGACATGGAAATCGAGGTAACCTTCCCGGAGGATTACCACAACGAAGATCTGGCCGGTAAGCCTGCCAAGTTCGAAATCAAGATCCACAAGGTTGAAGAGCCGCAGCTGCCTGAGCTGGATGCCGAGTTCTTCCAGAAGTTCGGCATTGAGGCCGAAGATGAAGCTGGCTTCCGCGAGGAAGTGAAGAAGAACATGGAGCGCGAGCTGAAGCAGGCGATTTCCAACAAGGTCAAGAACGATGTTGTTGACGGTCTGCTCGAGAGCACTGAGCTGGACGTTCCGGCGGCTCTGGTTGACCAAGAAATCGATCGTCTGCGTCAGGACGCCGTTCAGCGTTTCGGCGGTCAGGTCGACTTCCAGCAGCTGCCCAAGGAAATTTTCCAGGAGCAGGCTGAGCGTCGCGTTAAGACCGGTCTGCTGTTCCAGGAAGTGGTCAAGAAGAACGACCTGAAGGCGGACGAGTCCAAGGTAGAGGAAAAGATCCAGGAGATCGCTTCTACGTATGAACAGCCTGAAGAGGTGATTGCCCACTTCAACAGCAACGCCGAGCAGAAGGCTCAGATTGAGTCCTCTGTACTGGAAGATGCTGTCGTTGATTTTGTCCTCGAGCAGGCCAAGGTCAAGGAGAAGAAGGTTAAGTACGAAGAAGCGGTTCAGGCTGGTCAGCCCCAGCGCTGA